A single Perca flavescens isolate YP-PL-M2 chromosome 2, PFLA_1.0, whole genome shotgun sequence DNA region contains:
- the gab1 gene encoding LOW QUALITY PROTEIN: GRB2-associated-binding protein 1 (The sequence of the model RefSeq protein was modified relative to this genomic sequence to represent the inferred CDS: deleted 1 base in 1 codon), with protein MSGGDVVCSGWLRKSPPEKKLRRYAWKKRWFVLRSGRLTGDPDVLEYYKNDHAKKPIRVIDLNLCEQVDAGLTFNKKDLEHSFIFDIKTIDRVFYLVADTEEEMNKWVRCICDICGFNPTDDEAAKAAHQSAIGGLVVDTPPHPALGHIVGPPAMLSSVPPPYQPVRVRHLDSQSSSDEPQDYLWLVNCESKKPEPNRAHAECSKSTSSETDLNDNVPSHRTPTSATSSAKHTSHNGFFPQYPAPASASSIYDSPPSHGASLSTDGGLYHLPRSYSQDTVLLPKSASSPPAHPDSGEGSELYVFNTPSRKPSMESQMRNLSISYDIPPTPGANCTYQVPRTLSVSTGVGGSEGGGDVVPPPRPPKPSLSSTSGPPPPPCERSPTDTYCVPRSASETDGNYCVPTSAGNKALRSNTIGTGDCSRLRKDFGSQECYDIPRSFPSEKSCSFDFNESFNSYFKNKGMMPVGSQSTEEVDQNYVPMSANSPSHHHSGSLSEPMHEPNYVPMTPSTMEFSSLGKQVPPPAHMGFRSSPKTPPRRPMLSECQPPPVDRNLKPDRKGQSPKIIRAKGVGLERTDSQTVGEFPRGRRKGRPAPLEIKPVPEWEEPCTPVRSPVTRSFARDLSRFPMPTRPPSVHSTASSTDSEDCDENYVPMVSNMSTDEPNMKLGAPMTADGGSSPMVKPKGDKQVEYLDLDLDPGKSTPPRKIKSNGTGMAVSDERVDYVVVDQQRTQALKSTREAWNDGRQSTETDTLSKGPK; from the exons GCATGGAAGAAGCGGTGGTTTGTTCTTCGCAGTGGGCGTCTGACAGGCGACCCAGACGTGTTGGAGTACTACAAGAATGACCATGCTAAGAAGCCCATCCGTGTGATTGATCTCAACTTGTGTGAGCAG GTGGACGCTGGGCTGACGTTCAACAAGAAGGACTTGGAGCACAGCTTCATATTCGACATCAAAACCATTGACCGTGTCTTCTACCTGGTGGCTGACACCGAAGAAGAGATGAATAAGTGGGTTCGCTGCATCTGCGACATCTGTGGTTTTAACCCCACTGATGACG AGGCAGCTAAAGCTGCTCACCAGTCAGCCATCGGGGGCCTGGTGGTGGACACCCCACCACACCCAGCACTGGGCCATATTGTCGGTCCACCAGCGATGCTGTCCAGTGTGCCCCCTCCATACCAGCCGGTCAGGGTGCGTCACCTGGACTCTCAGTCCAGTTCAGATGAGCCCCAGGATTACCTATGGCTGGTCAACTGTGAGAGCAAAAAGCCTGAACCCAACAG AGCCCACGCTGAGTGTTCCAAGTCTACCTCGTCAGAGACAGACCTGAATGACAACGTCCCCTCTCACCGCACGCCCACATCTGCCACCTCCTCGGCTAAACACACCTCCCACAACGGCTTCTTCCCACAGTACCCGGCGCCTGCCTCCGCCTCTTCCATCTACGACTCGCCTCCATCACACGGTGCCTCGCTCTCAACTGACGGCGGCCTTTACCACCTCCCTCGAAGCTACTCCCAGGACACTGTGCTGCTCCCAAAGTCAGCCTCTTCCCCTCCGGCCCATCCGGACAGCGGGGAAGGCTCTGAGCTCTATGTCTTCAACACGCCATCACGGAAGCCCTCAATGGAGTCACAGATGCGTAACCTTTCCATCAGTTATGACATCCCACCTACACCTGGCGCAAACTGTACCTACCAGGTACCCCGCACTTTGTCAGTGTCGACAGGGGTAGGAGGCTCAGAGGGTGGGGGAGATGTAGTACCCCCTCCCAGACCACCCAAGCCTTCGCTCAGTTCCACCTCAGGACCTCCACCCCCCCCCTGC GAGCGCTCCCCTACGGACACCTATTGTGTGCCTCGCTCAGCATCAGAGACGGATGGAAACTACTGTGTGCCTACTAGTGCTGGGAATAAGGCTTTACGCAGCAACACTATTGGCACTGGGGACTGTTCGCGCCTCCGCAAAG aTTTTGGATCCCAGGAATGCTATGACATTCCTAGATCATTCCCCTCTGAGAAAAGTTGCTCATTTGACTTCAATGAAAGCTTCAACAGCTACTTT AAAAACAAAGGAATGATGCCAGTGGGCAGCCAGTCCACAGAAGAGGTAGACCAGAACTATGTACCCATGAGTGCCAATTCCCCGTCACACCATCACTCAGGCAGTTTGTCGGAGCCGATGCACGAACCGAACTATGTGCCCATGACCCCAAGCACCATGGAGTTCTCATCCCTGGGAAAGCAGGTCCCCCCACCCGCCCACATGGGCTTCCGCTCCAGTCCCAAGACCCCTCCTCGCAGGCCAATGCTCAGTGAATGCCAGCCCCCACCTGTGGACCGAAATCTTAAACCTGACCGCAAAG GTCAGAGTCCTAAAATAATAAGAGCAAAAGGTGTCGGTTTAGAGCGAACCGACTCTCAAACCGTAGGTGAATTCCCGAGGGGACGACGCAAGG GAAGACCCGCTCCACTGGAGATCAAACCAGTGCCGGAATGGGAGGAGCCCTGTACGCCTGTACGCTCGCCTGTCACACGGTCATTCGCTCGGGA TCTCTCTAGGTTTCCAATGCCAACGAGACCCCCGTCAGTGCATAGTACGGCCTCCAGCACTGACTCTGAGGACTGTGATGAGAATTATGTACCCATGGTCTCTAATATGTCCACAGATGAACCA AACATGAAGCTTGGTGCCCCCATGACTGCTGATGGTGGAAGCAGCCCTATGGTGAAGCCAAAGGGAGACAAACAGGTGGAGTACCTGGATTTGGATCTTGACCCCGGCAAGTCTACCCCACCTAGGAAG ATAAAAAGCAATGGGACTGGAATGGCAGTGTCAGATGAGCGTGTTGACTATGTGGTTGTGGACCAGCAACGGACACAGGCCCTTAAGAGCACCCGGGAGGCCTGGAACGATGGCCGCCAatccacagagacagacacccTTTCCAAAGGACCCAAGTGA